The bacterium sequence CGCAGCCTCCACCATAACGGCGTGCGCAAGGTGATCGCGTTGAACGGCCACGGCGGCAACCGCGAGCCGCTCGTCCGTGCGGGCCGCAACGTCCGCGAACTCGACATGCTGGTCCCGATCGTCGAGTGGTGGAACATCACGAAACGCCTCCAGCCCGACCTGTGCACGGACGGCACGCACATCGTCGAGCTGGCCGTCGCGCTCGCCGCCGGCGGCACCGAGGTCGCCGACATCCGGAGCGGCGGCTACAAGGGAGAGTGGGGGACGCAGCCCCCGCTTCGAAAGGTGTTCGGCGAGGCGATCAAGCCGCTCGGGTTCAACAACTTCGAGTTCGGCGGCGCGCCGGTGATCATCCCCGTGGACGCCTGGGACATCGATATCGCAAGCCCGCCGGAAGTGAACAAGAACGATCTCGAGGCGCTGCGCCGCCGCGGCGAGCAGATCATCGACCGGGCGGTCGAGTACGTGATCGCGTTTGCCGCGGAACTTCATAAAGTGGACGTGGCCAGGGCCCTCAAGCAGTAAGCCGGCGCCGCCTCGGGGCCAGGCGCCGACGGTGAACGTGCACCGTCGGCACGCCCCCCTTGGGGGGGAGGTCTTGGTGTCCGCCTAGAATATCCTGATCGCGCGCGCGCCGGCGGCCAGCTTCGGCGGCGGGATTTCTTCCACGAGTTCTTCATGAGATCTTCACCCGCGACTGGTACGCTTGCTCTCGGTTGCTGCCGGGCGCCCGGTTGTCTCTGTTCCCCCCTTCCAGGCAGCAGACCCGACAGACGGCCGCGGGACCACCCGAACGACCCACCGCGGCCGTCACCCGCCGGGCGCCCGGTCAGGATCCTGTCACGTACGATCCGATGTTCATAGTCATCACCCGCTCCGGCCGCGTGTGCCTGCGAACACTCGCCCGCGCGGCCCGATTTCATGATTTATTCATCAGTTATTCAACCGCGACCGCTAAGCTACAGATACAACGGAGCGCGAGCGCCCGCGCGCATCGCGACTCGGATTGGAGGTCCGGATGCGGAAGTCGGTCGCACTCGTACTGGGGGTGCTTGTGCCGCTGCTCGGGCTGGCCGGCGTGGGGAGCGCGCAGTCCACTGTGCAGGTCCAGGGCACGATCCAGGCGGTCGACTGCCAGGCTCAAACTCTCGTCGTCGCCACCCCGACCTCCACCAACACGATCGCGGTCGTCCCATACACCGCGGTCCTCGTCGATTCTCGAGCCGTCTCACTGTGCGACCTCCAACAGTACGTCGGCAGCCCGGCGACGATCTGGCTGGTGCCGAGCGGCAACGAGTTCATCGCGACCCGCATCGACACCACCGCGCAGGCCTCCGTCGCGCCGGTGGCGCTGTCGGCCCAACAGGAAGCCGTGGCTCCGCTCCCGCTCGTGGGCATCGTGCTCGGCACGATCGTGCTCGCGGGCCTTATCTATCTGCTGGTCCGCGACGGCGATCACTACTACCGGTATCCGTATTACGGCGAGTATTACCGTCACTATTATCGGCCGGAATACCGGTCGTACGTCGGGTGGTATCCCGTTTCGTGTCCCGTAGTCTACGCCGCGGCGCCGCTCGGCGGCGTGGTACTCGGCGTCACGGTCTTCAGCGGCGTCGACTATCTGCTCGTGCGCGACCGAGACGGTCGCTACGAACGCTATCCGTATTACGGACCATACCGCGCGTACTACTACCGGCCGGAGTATCGAGCGTACGGCGGATCATTCCGCGGCGATGCGCCCGTGCACTACGGCGACACGCGGGGCACGACCGTCTATCAGCGGCCGCCGCAATACCAGCCGCCGCAGCACCAATACCAGCAGCCGTACAACAACCAGTATCAGCGGCCGCCGCAGTATCAGCAGTATCAACAGTACGCGCCCGTCCAGAACCGGGGCGGTGGATCTCGAGGCCGCGACACGCGGCAGGTGTGCCAATCGAACGGGCAGGGGCAGTCGTGCTCGGACGGGGCGCATAACCGCTAAGCGATCGGCGTAGAGCAGGGGGCATCTTGACGGTGGCGGGCCGGCCGGCCCGCCACCGCCGGGTTATCCGGCGAGAATCGCGGCGGGCTCAGAACTCCCGATAGGCGATCGCTTCAGTGTTCTTCTTCGGGCATAACCCCGCCGGAGGCCGGGGCCAGGCGGACGTGGAAGCGAATCGCATGGACGCGCGCTTCGCCGCGTACGTGCTCGTGGCCGCGGTGCTCATCGTCACGCCGGGACCGGATATGGCGCTCGTCGCGCGCAACGCCTTCCGCGGCGGCACGCGCGCCGCCCGCGCCACCGCCTTCGGCGTCGGCGTGGGAATTCTGTTATGGGGATGCGCCTCCGCCGCGGGGCTCGCCTCGACGCTCGCCGCGTCGGCCACGGCGTACGGCGCCCTCAAGCTGGCGGGCGCGCTGTTTCTCGTCTTCTTCGGCATCCGGAGCCTGCTCGGCGCCGCCCGTCAGGCGGGCCGCCCGTCCGGACCGGCTCAGGTCCGCGTTCCCGCGGGGCCGCTCCTCACTCCCGCGCGCGCGTTCGTCCAGGGGCTCGCCGGCAACCTGCTCAACCCCAAGGCCGGCGCCATCTTCGTCGCCGTGGTGCCGCAGTTCACGGCGCCGGGCGATCCGCCGGCGCGGCTGGCGGCCATGGTCGCCGCCTTCGTCGTCATGGTCACGGTCTGGCTGAACGTTTACGGTGTGCTGATCGCGCGGGCGTCCGCGCGATTCGGTCCGCGCTTCCGCCGCGCGCTGGACGCCGCCGCGGGCGTGGTCATGACGGCCCTCGGCGCCCGTCTGGCGTTCGAGCGCCGCTGACCGCGGCGGGCGGCTACGCCCTCAGGCCGGCGGCGTCCGACCGGCCGAGCTCGTCCAGAAAGCGCACGTAGGCACGCGTGCCGCGGTCGAACGTCCCGAGGCGCAGAAACTCGTTCGGCGCGTGGACGAGATTGTCGGGCTCGCCGAAGGCGAAGAACACGAGCCAGGTCCCCAGTTCGCGCTTCACCAGATCGGCGACCGGCAGCGTGCCGCCGACGCGGACGCGCACCGGCTCCCTGCCGTAGGTCGCCTGGAGCGCCTTCGCCGCCGCCGTCAGCGCCGGATGGTCCGACGGCATGAGGTACGGGCGCGACTTGCCCTTGGAGCGCGTCACGGTCAGCGTTACGCCGGCGGGGGCGTGGCGGCGCACGTGCTGCTCCACCAGCTCCGCGATCTGATCCGGATCCTGGTCGGGGACCAGGCGGCATGTGATCTTGGCGTGCGCCTCGTTCGGCAGGACGGTCTTGCTGCCGTCGCCCTGAAAGCCGCCCCACATGCCGTTGACCTCCAGCGTCGGCCGGATCCAGGTGCGTTCGAGCGGCGTGTAATCCGGTTCTCCGATGAACTGCGCGATGCCGAGTTCGCGGCGCTGCCCCGCTTCGTCGAACGGCACGCGCGCCAGCTCCCGGCGCTCGGCCGCGCTGAGCGTCCGGACCGCGTCGTAGAAGCCGGCGACCGTCACCCGGTTCTGAGCGTCGTGCATCCCGGCGAGCAGCGCCGCCAGCGTGTGGAGCGGGTTCGCAACCGCGCCGCCGTAGGTGCCGGAGTGCAGGTCCGTGGACGCGCCGCGGATGTCGATCTGCAGCCCCGTCAGGCCCCGGTTGCCGAGCGCGAGGGACGGCGTCTCCACGTCCCACTGCCCGCCGTCCGCGCTGACCGTGACGTCCGCGGCGAGCAGTTCCCGCTGATCGTGCAGGAAGGGCGCGAGGTTCGGGCTGCCGGTCTCTTCCTCGCCCTCGAAGATGAACTTGAGGTTGATCGGGGGACCGCCGGTCACGCTGCGAACCGCCTCGAGTGCCAGGAGTGGGATGAAGAGGCTGCCCTTATCATCGCTCGCGCCGCGGGCGACGAGCCGGCCGTCCCGGACCGCGGGTTCGAAGGGCGGCGTCTGCCAGAGCGCCACCGGATCGACCGGCTGTACGTCGTAGTGCCCGTAGAGGAGAATCGTCGGCGCGCCGGGCCGCACGGGCCACGCGCCGTATACGACGGGGCTGCCGGCCGTCGGCATCACGCGCACCTCGGGCACGCCCGTCGCCCGCAGGCGCGCCGCCAGCCATTCGGCCGCC is a genomic window containing:
- a CDS encoding creatininase family protein, whose protein sequence is MGKYRLQDMSWVEAQEAFRRSDTVIFPVGTLHGHGPSPIGIDAISVDAIADRVGRQTGMMVLPTLVYGEDDKMRDYPGSLAISQSTMEAFCTDIFRSLHHNGVRKVIALNGHGGNREPLVRAGRNVRELDMLVPIVEWWNITKRLQPDLCTDGTHIVELAVALAAGGTEVADIRSGGYKGEWGTQPPLRKVFGEAIKPLGFNNFEFGGAPVIIPVDAWDIDIASPPEVNKNDLEALRRRGEQIIDRAVEYVIAFAAELHKVDVARALKQ
- a CDS encoding LysE family translocator, coding for MDARFAAYVLVAAVLIVTPGPDMALVARNAFRGGTRAARATAFGVGVGILLWGCASAAGLASTLAASATAYGALKLAGALFLVFFGIRSLLGAARQAGRPSGPAQVRVPAGPLLTPARAFVQGLAGNLLNPKAGAIFVAVVPQFTAPGDPPARLAAMVAAFVVMVTVWLNVYGVLIARASARFGPRFRRALDAAAGVVMTALGARLAFERR
- a CDS encoding dipeptidase translates to MSTVDYAAADAYLSRQRERHLGELQEFLRIPSVSALPAHRPDIVRAAEWLAARLRATGVPEVRVMPTAGSPVVYGAWPVRPGAPTILLYGHYDVQPVDPVALWQTPPFEPAVRDGRLVARGASDDKGSLFIPLLALEAVRSVTGGPPINLKFIFEGEEETGSPNLAPFLHDQRELLAADVTVSADGGQWDVETPSLALGNRGLTGLQIDIRGASTDLHSGTYGGAVANPLHTLAALLAGMHDAQNRVTVAGFYDAVRTLSAAERRELARVPFDEAGQRRELGIAQFIGEPDYTPLERTWIRPTLEVNGMWGGFQGDGSKTVLPNEAHAKITCRLVPDQDPDQIAELVEQHVRRHAPAGVTLTVTRSKGKSRPYLMPSDHPALTAAAKALQATYGREPVRVRVGGTLPVADLVKRELGTWLVFFAFGEPDNLVHAPNEFLRLGTFDRGTRAYVRFLDELGRSDAAGLRA